A window of Equus caballus isolate H_3958 breed thoroughbred unplaced genomic scaffold, TB-T2T haplotype2-0000437, whole genome shotgun sequence genomic DNA:
CACGAAAGGTACCTGTTGCTTTGGCTGGGGGAACGCCCAGAATGACCGCTGAGTGTGCCTTCCCTCTTCCAGTTACTCCTCTGAGCACGAGTGGCCACCAAACCCCTGGTGGTCAGGCCCAGCATTGCAGCAACAAGCAGGACAGTGGGAGAGAAAAGACACACCTTTGTTCGGGGCCTGGAGGCAGCGGTTCCACCAGGGCCCAGGGCGCAAAGGAGAAGGCCGTGCAGGCTCCGGGGGTGATGTGAGGGACCTGCGAagcctctcttgctccctctctccctgcactgTGCACTTTCCCCACGAGGCCTCCTCACCGCAGCCAGGGCACTGACTCTACTCCACGTCCGAATGAGGACCCCGAGGCTCCAACAAGGATGGCCTCGGTCCTGCTCTCCAGAAGAGGGGTCCTGTGCTCTGCCACAGTCTGCAGGTGCCAGGTGCCCAGCCCACCTACAGCTcaggctgccctctgcccagaaagGCCTCGAGGGACTAGAAGGCCCTGTCCAAGGCCTCGGAGAACAGTGGGTCATGGATGGACAACCGAGATCTATAGACTCTTCTACAAGCTTGTGGGGTCCTTGGAGTCACTCCTCTAGGCTCCTCAATTGACGGAGAAGTAACCTCAGGCCTTCTATCCACTAGCCCCTTCCACACTGGGGGCGGGGACAGGGGGGGTGTCACATCCTCCATCCAGGTGCCCAGAGTGGTGGACACAGGACCCCAGACCTTGTCAGGCATCTCTCCTCCTCATGCTGCAGACCTGGGCATGTTCCTAGGGGACTGGAAACCCCTGGGCCGAGGCAGAGCCACCTCCAACCTCTTTCTTCTTTGCGGCTGTCACCTCCTCAGTGTGCactcccctcctgacccccaccctgggcaggcAGAGTGTGTTTGAGTGTGAGAGTGAGTGTGCGCCCATGTGCGGATGCCCAAAGGAAAGGGCCCCCAATGGGAGGGCGTGGACAGAGGTCCCCCAGGATCTTAGGGGTTCTCCTTCCCAAGGCCAATCTCCTGGGACGCTAGAGCTGGCCCAGGGGCCTGGAAGCCCCGCTCCTCCTCTGGACTCTGCCCACCTCGCGGGCCCAGGGCCAGTCCCTGTTTCCCCTGGCCTCAGCTTCCCAACTGTCCCGTGAGGGTTGCGCAGGAACGGCATCAGCCCTGCTCAGCACGAACAcagccctgggctcctgccccCTGGGGTGTGACGGGGCCGCCCTCAGgggctccctggcctctctccctcGGGGCAGCCGGGCCTCCTGTACACGTCCAGGCATACAGAGCAGCCCTGCCGGCAGCATACGTGGgtgtccccgcccccagcacgcATGTGGGCCACAAGAGGCTCCTCACACGGCGGCTTTCGATAAGTGCTTCTGAAAATATGGAAGCAGACTAGGATGGCCACCTATTGCATGACACCGCTTATCACATACATCCAGAAAAGATTGACCACAACCTGCCAGAACACACATTATGGGTTGTCAGGCAGTGAGGGAGGAACGGGGGATGAGCGCTTTGGGAACAGGCTTCCCTTGTGGTGAAGGGAATGTTCAGCAAgtggacagtggtgatggaggcCGAGCATTGGGACTGTACTTAACGCTCAGGAATTGTAcaattgaaaaggagaaaatgcacagttcttaaaatataaataaatttattctacAATTTACATAAAcaccaaaaaaagacaagaaaacgagAAACATAAACGGCTACACAGACATACAGGTTAAGGAGCGAGAGGAAGGGAGGTTGTGGTGAGGGAGAAGGTGGAAGGgatgggtcaggagctggggatgacGGGGGTTGGAGAGGGAGCTCTCCCGGGGACAATGCTGGGGCCTGAGCaggctccagggctccaggaggatctggagcaggggatggctctccctgctccctggcgacagcttcagcctgccccagggcactggcaggagccagagcaggggatggctctccctgctcagctGGTTCCATGAGAGCCGGCTGCATGGCTCCTGCCGgagcctgaggaggggctggctctccctgctcccgtCCTGGGGCGCCGCTTCTCTCCTGCCCTTGTGCAGGAGCTGCTGGATGTGACTGTGCTCCCCGCACACTGGCTGGGTCCTGTGCTGGCTCTGATCCTTGTCCAACAGTCCCTGAGGACGCCAGCCTTTTCCCCACACCTGCCGCTACGCTGTtcctgcccagcttctcctccctcggGGAGCTGGACTCCGTGTCCCGAGTGgacctctgcaaagacagtgaccaacagtcagcccagaagcatcagagccctgctcagctgcccctgctctttcttctgccctctgcgcCTAATGCTCCCAGATCAGGCACCACCCTGTGTCTGCGCAGAATTCTCCCCGGGATGAAACAGATAGACCTCAGGGGCTCGGGAGAAACCTCGGGCAGACGGTGCTGTCTGGCACTCCACGTCCCACCCGATCAGCCAtgagctggggtgggaatgggaCCCGCCCACCAGGCTTCTAACCCCTcatcagcctgctcctcctcgcggtggtccactcacacaaaccacccttccatatacacacacacacacacacgcacacacacactaacacacacacacacccagggaggggaggtAGGGCTGTCCAAGTGGGACCAcagtggtggcctggcctggattGGCCCACCCTGTCCGTCCCCGTGTTACCTTTGTGTCCCTCCGTTTAAATGTCCTGAGATGTCTCGAGCGGGACGGGAGCCCGTATCTGCATCCTGGGTGCTCCTTGCGGGCTCTGCTGAGGCTGCGGCCCCGGCACATGGGAAGACAACAGGAAATCATGGTGCTCCTTCTAGACAACTGCTAGATGACTGAGCTGTTGGGGGCTGTCTCTAGGAGCTGGGAACTTAATGCTCAggaattgtacaatttaaaaggagaaaacacagatttcttaaaatataaatccatAAATCTATTTCAAGGTGACACAAACACCACAACAAGAAAACGAAAATTATAAATGGCTACACAGATATACAGGTTAAGGTGGGAGACGAAGGGAGGTTGTGGTGAGGAAGAAGGTGGAAGGgatgggtcaggagctggggatgacgggggttggagagtgagctctcccgAGGACGGGGCTGGGGCCTGAGCAGGCTCCAGGATtccaggaggatgtggagcagggGATTGCTGTCCATGGTCTCCAGCTGTGGCTTCAGCTGGCTCGCCAGCCCCAGCAGGAGGCAGATCAGTAGATGGCTCTTTCTGGACCGTGGCTGGGGCTTCAGCAGTCTCCCAGGCACAGGGAGAatctggagcaggggatggctctccctcttccctggctGCGACTTCAGCTTGCTCCTGggccctggcaggagctggagcagggcaTGGCTCTCCCTGTTCCATGGCTGAGTCTTCAGCCAGGCCAGAGTCCcagcaggagccggagcaggggatggctctcccagctcctgggccctGTCTTCAGCTGGCTCCACAGCCCTAGCAGAGCTGAAAAGTCAAAGCCCGTGTCTTTCCAGTGCTGGCAGTCCCCAACTCCCTCCCCCAAGCTCTGCTCACAAAGCCAACCTGTGGCTGTGACAGCAGTGCCCGGCTGCCCCCTTCCCTGGGTTACAATGGGCACAGATATATTGGGGGGTTTCCTGCCAACTTCTGCCCAGTGTCCACTCACAGAGTGGCATCAAAACTTCCTCAGTCCAAGGACTGGCGTGCTCTGCTCTCATCTGCGAGCTCCCCAAGGTCCCCTCTCTTAGCTGGGGCTGGGAAGGACCCTACATGTCCCCACATCCAGACCCAGTGGCTCAGAAAGGTGGCCCAAGATGGCCATGGGGTCCTAAAGGTCAGCCTGGGAGATGCTGCCAGGAGGGTCCTGTGGTAGGTGGGCAAGTTTCTCTTGGTGCCATCAGCTTGGGGTGGGGGCCACGACTTTCCTGGCTCTCCAGAGCCTTCTCTGCTGACCTCCATGGCTTCCTCTGTCACCTCACAGGGGATGAGACCCCCCAGACACCACATTGGTCACCGAGGCCATGCTGCCCGGTGGGGAGGCCACAGTTGGCATCTCTGAGTTCCCCGGCTCCCTCTCTTCCACCAGAGGCCTGTGGCCtgaagagggtgggaggggagcctgCTGGTGCTTGGGGGGCTCTGGAACCCCTGAATCTTGAGAGTTGAGGTGTGCACACCTCTCCAGCTTGGATGAGTGCCTGGGCGGAGGGCAGTGGCATGGGCAGCACCTCTTGGGGGACTTGGGAGACCCCCGTGGAGGATGGAGATGCAGAGCCAGTACCGCCCAACTCTCTGTGGGTGAGGActggggctgagggagaaggaggttTGTAGTGAACCAGGGGAGCCCATGCTGAGGGTGGAGCCAGAGCAGACATTTCTAATTGGAGTGAGGGAAGCGGTGCCCAGGGCTCCCcctgtccctgcctctcccctccttggcTTTCACCACTCTGGACTGTACAGGGATGGGGTGGGCGAGGGGCGAGGGGTGGGGGTAGTGTAGACGGTTTGAGCTTTTCTCACCAGGGAGAGGCACAGAGGCAAAGACACAAGCTCAGAGCCAAGGTGGCGGCTCCCGGCGCCCACTCACGCCGCCTCCCAGCAGCCTGGCCCAGGAACCCTGTTTCCCTCCCTGTGCCGCCTGCCTCCCCACCCTGAGCCCAGAGACCCTCAGCCCCCATGGGGCATCTTCCTCAGGCCTCCCTGAGCCACGGCTGCCCCCAGGGTCCGCCTTTGCCTGCAGCCTGGAGGAAACGTGGTAATGGGCTCTTGGGCCTGAACATGGGATCAAGGGTCACCCAAGATGGCAGCGCCCAGCATGGGATTTCTCTGACGTTTTCTTCATGTCACACAAGGGACCTGAGCTCCACGTGGGCAGGAAACATATTGGGTTTTGATCCCTGGTGAAGttacagtgctgggcacacaagCAGGGAATAGAGGCCACTGGCTGAGtgattaaaagaatgaattcctACCTGAACGAATGAACGGATGAGGAACAAGTGAAggcctgaatgaatgaatgactggatgaatgagtgagtgagtgaggccatgagtgaatgagtggatgaataagCCAGTGAACGGAAACACAGACGCCGCGATGCAAATGGGAGGAGGCTCTATTTCTTGTCCTGGGGCCTCTGCCCTTCTCAAGGGCCCAGCCAGTCCCTGCCGCTCCTGGCCTCCGTTTCCCCACTGTCCCCTGAGGGGCGGGTGGTGGGGCTGCAGCAGCACAGCTTGGCGCGGCCATGGCCGGGCTCTCCCCGCGGGCTATGGCGGGGATGCGCTCGGAGCCGCACGGCCTCCCTCCAGCGGCGGACATGGGCGGACCCCAAGGTCGGCAGGGCTCGCTTCCTGGCCCTGTGCACACGGCCAGAGAAAGCGCGTGCCCGTGACCGCCCGCTGCGCGCATGTGCACCGCCAATGGCGCCCAAGGGCTGCTCCCAAGGGTCTTGTCCCGCCTTCTGCTCCGTGGCCAGGTTGGGTGGGGCGTGCGGAGAGGTCCTGGGTCCCAGGGGCCAGGCTGTGGGCGCGGcgaggggagcagagagaggtggCCCGCTCCCCCAGAAGCCTCGGCCCCGCGTCCCAGGCCAGCCGGCGCCCAGAGGCCGGCAGAAGAGGCTCCGGGGCTGGAGAGAAGGCCTCTGAGCCTGGAGACCCGCCTGTGGTTCGCCCTGTGGGCCGGACGCAGGGGACAGGGGCCCTTTGCTCCGTGTCCCGGTCCTTTATCACCGAGGGCTGTTCGTCGGCATCTGCAGGGACAGCAGGAGACCTCCGTCACCTCGATGAAGGACACAGCCCTGGCCTGGTGAGCCCACAGGTGAGACAGCTGCTGCCCGCCACCAAAGGCGGCACCATGCTGCCACCCCTGTGTCCGGCCCTGTCTGGACCCCTGAGGGAGGGACAGGGACCTGGTGGCAGGAGCACACCTGTCGCGAATGTGGATGCTACCTGGCCGAGGAGACCAATGTGTCTCTGCTCATTTGTGATGAGTTGATGCGTTTACTGTGGGGGACTATAGGGACGAAGGGGTCAGGACTCAAGTCGTTTGGTTCAAATGTCCGTGGGGATAAACTGAAAATGGCAACTCGCCCTAGAGTTTTCTCCTGTCCAGTAGACTGTTTCCTTTCTGCGTTggggaaagaacaaaaatgatgGTATATTTTACCCTTTGCAAAAATAAAGCACCaacctttgtttctttaaaatgatgtAAAAAGTTACTGGTATCCTTCAAGTTTTGTTTGGGGGTCACTTGATGGTAAACAGGCAGCTTTCTTCGAAAATGTCTTGTTCTAATGATCAGGCCACTCCTGGCACAGGGAGCAGAGATTTTCATGTCTCGCCAGGTTGAAAGGCCCTGGGCTAGCTGTCAGAGACACTACCAGCGTGTCCTTGGAGcctccctgtgtctcagtttcctcatctgtaacatcgGGCTTGGCCGGAGGGCCTAAGTGGTTTCCAGAAGTTCCTGCAGCTCTGACAGCTGATGCCTTAAGGTACCAAATGTTCCTGAAGACATGAAACAGGagacaaaaatagttttttcccCTTGAGGGTCTAAACTGGTAAACAGACAGACGAGAGAGGCCGAGCTCTCAGATGAGTGGTTCCAGTGAAACTCGCTCACAGCCTGTGTGTCATGGAAAGTTCCCATTTCCATGCTCACTGCACAGGTCCTGCTCCTTCTGTCTCACCAGAGTTCATCGATGCCCTTGGGCACTTTCATTCATCTTTCAGCAGGATCTGTGTTCACCCTCGTGGGTCCCTGACTATCACACCAATGAGTCAATAATGTTCACTTGTTCCAAGTCCTGTTGTTTAAAATCCCATCTCCAGCTCTGTTCTGGGCAAGTTTCTAAGGAAACCTCCGTGTCTTGGAGTGATTGAATTAGAGAGAATGTTACAGCATATGCACTCTCGTTTTCTCCCTTTCGGTGTGTTTCCCACATGGAATAGCTGCTttgaaaatcaaaagataaaatttccactctgtcctctgccagcTACCCTCTTGCCTAGAGAGACACCATAAGCTGCACCTGCTTCCCCTTGGGAAGATCGAGGCATAAATTCAAGGCAAAATTTCTTTAGTGTGAAGGCTAGGGTTAGGGCTGCTCCCGCCCATGCTGCTGGCTGGAGCAAGTCTGCACCCCATTCCTGACACCAGCATCCCCCATCCTTTCCTTCTGAGGATGTCTTTGCCCATTTCCCTGGGGGTGGGCTTTGTGGGGCTGTGACCCACATCCTTTGGATTGGTTGGGACTCAGCTGTAGCCAGTGCCTCGTGCTACTTATCGTGGGACAAAGACACAtcacaaagttaaaagaaaattgctcttctttttcttttttgaaacagCTTTGTTGACATATAACTGCCATGCCGTGTAATCCACCCATTTTCAGTGTATGATTCAGTGGTTTGTGggatattcacagagctgtgcaaccatccccacaatAGTAGAACATGTTCATCCCCTCGAAATGAGACCCTGTACCCAtgagcagtcactctccattctcccATCCCCATGGCCCTAGGCAACCCCTCAACTactcttgtctctctctgtctattttggacatttcatatacacGGAATAATACAATACAGGTCCTTTGATGGCTCCTTTAATGTAGGATGTTTCAAAGTTCATCTGCATTTATAACACATGTCAGTAATTGATTCTCTTTtatgccaaataatattctgttgtctggatataccatgttttgtttatccactaACCAGTGGAggggtatttgggttgtttccaacttttggctcttgtgaatcctaacgctatgaacattcgtgttcAAACTTttcatgtttccatttctcttgggtacatacctgggagtggaattgtggCGTCGTATGGAAACTGCGTCTAGATTTTGAAGAGCTGCCgggctgttttccaaagggctGCACCATGTTTTATTTCAAGCCAGCAACGTATGAGGATTCGAATTTCTGCCCATCCTTGTCGACACTTCTTACTATCTACCTTTTAAATTACCACCGTCCTAGTGGATGGGCAGTGATATCTtgattgtggctttgatttgcttttcccttctGAATAAGGATCTTGAGCATTTTGCCTGTGCTTTTCGGCCtcttgtgtatcttctttggagaaatgtctgtttagctcctttacccatttttaagttgagttattagtttctttattattatttatttatttatttttaattctttatgtttttatttatatttattgagttaatgataggttacaatcttgtgaaatttcagttgtacattattgtttatcattcgtgttgtaggtgcaccacttcaccctttgtgcccaccccccaccccacctttcccctggtagccactaatctgttctctttgtccatctttttaaattcctcatatgagtggagtcatacagagattatcctcctctaactggcttatttcatttaacataattccctcaaggtccatccatgttattgcaaatggaatgattttgttctgctttgcagctgagtagtattccattgtatatatatataccacatcttctttatccaatcatctgttgatgggcacttaggttgcttccatgtcttggctattgtaaataatgctgcaatgaacattggggtgcataggactttggaatttctgacttcaagctctttggatagatacccagtagtgggatggctggatcgtatggtagttctatttttaattttttgaggaatctccatactgttttccatagtggctgcaccagtttgcattcccaccagcagtggatgagggttcctttttatccacaacctctccaacatttgttactattagttttagatatttttgtcattctaatgggtgtaaggtgatatcttagtgtagttttgatttgtaattccctgatgatcagcgatgaggaacctcttttcatgtgcctgttggccatccgtatatcttctttggagaaatgtctgttcatgtctccagcccatttttggatcgggttgtttgattttttgttgttgagttgtgagtgTTCTTTATATTATGGCTAGtaagcctttgtcggatatatgacttgcaaaaactttttcccagttggttggttgtttttctgattcaatcctgttttcatttgccttgaagaagctctttagtctgatgaagtcccatttgtttattctttctattgtttcccttctctgagaagacatggtgtccgaaaagatccttttactactgatgtcaaagagtgtactgcctacgttttcttctagaagccttatggtttcaggtctcacctttaggtctttgatccattttgagtttattttggtgaatggtgaaaaagaatggtcaattttcattcttttacatatggctttccagttttcccagcgccatttattgaaaagacgttcttttctccattgtatgctctcagctcctttgtcaaagataagctgtccatagatgtgtggttttatttctgggcattcaattctgttccattgatctgtgcacctgtttttgtaccagtaccatgctgttttgattactgtagctttgtagtatgttttgaagtcagggattgtgatgcctcctgttttgttcttttttctcaggattgctttagcaattcagggtcttttcttgccccatataaattttaggattctttgttctaattctgtaaagaatgtccttgggattctgattgggatagcgttgaatctgtagattgctttagatagaacggacattttaaccatgtttattcttccaatccatgtacatggaatgtagTTCCATCTCCTTACGTCATCAttcaattctctcagaaaggccttgtaattttcattatataggtccttcacttctttagttaaatttaccccgaggtattttattcttgttcttgcaattgtgaatggtgatgtgttcttgagttctttttctgttagtttgttattagaatatagaaatgctactgatttatgcaaattgattttacaccctgcaactttgctgtagttgttgattacttctaagagttttccaatggattctttggggttttctatatataagatcatgtcgtctgcaaacagctagagtttcacttcttccctgcctatttggattccttttattccttttgcttgcctgattgctctggccaggacctccagtactatgttaaataagagtggtgactgAGGGTATCCTTCTCTCGTTCCTGTTTTtggggggatggcgttcagtttttgctcattgagtatgatgttggctgtgggtttgtcatatatggcctttattatgttgaggtagttcccttctatgcccagtttgttcagagtttttatcataaatggctgttggatcttgtcaaatgctttctctgcatctattgagatgatcatgtggtttttattcctcagtttgttgatgtggcatatcacgttgattgatttgcggatgttgaaccatccctgtgtccctggtatgaatcccacctggtcatgatgtatgatccttttgatgaattgttgaattctggttgccaaaattttgtttagaatttttgcatctatgttcatcagtgatgttggcctgtagttctcttttgtcgtgctgtccttgtcaggctttggtatcagcgtgattttggcctcatagaatgtgttaggaagtgttccatcctccctaattttttggaatagcttgaaaaggataggtattaaatcttctctgaacgtttggtagaattccccaagaaagccatctggtcctggggttttattctttgggatatttttcattgctgtttcaatctctttccttgtgattggtctgtccAAAttatctgcttcttcttgagtgagctttgggagattgcaggagtccaagaatttatccatttcctctaggttatccattctgttagcatagagtttttcgtagtattctcttataatccattgtatttctgcagagtctgttgttatttctcctctttcatttctgattttgtttatttgagctttctctctttttttctttgtaagtctggctaggggtttctcaattttatttatcttctcaaagaaccagctctttgtttcattgatcctttctactgcctttttcgtttcactagtatttatttctgctctgatttttattatttctctccttctgttgactttgggctttatttgttcttctttctctagttcagttaggtgtagtttaagatggcttatttgggattcttcttgtttgttaagatgtgcctgtattgtgatgaatgttcctcttaatacagcttttgctgtatcccatatgagctgatagggcatgttatcattttcatttctttccaggtattttttgatttcttctttaatttcttcaatgatccattgcttgttcagtagtgtattgtttagtctccacatctttgtgcctttcacaacttttttcttgtaattaatttgtagccttatagcattatgatcggagaacatgcttattatttcaatttttttaaatttgtagaggcttgccttgtttcccaacatatggtctatccttgagaatgttccatgtgcacttgagaagaatgtgtattctgctgttt
This region includes:
- the LOC138922990 gene encoding skin secretory protein xP2-like; amino-acid sequence: MISCCLPMCRGRSLSRARKEHPGCRYGLPSRSRHLRTFKRRDTKRSTRDTESSSPREEKLGRNSVAAGVGKRLASSGTVGQGSEPAQDPASVRGAQSHPAAPAQGQERSGAPGREQGEPAPPQAPAGAMQPALMEPAEQGEPSPALAPASALGQAEAVAREQGEPSPAPDPPGALEPAQAPALSPGELPLQPPSSPAPDPSLPPSPSPQPPFLSLLNLYVCVAVYVSRFLVFFWCLCKL